A genomic window from Deltaproteobacteria bacterium includes:
- the lepB gene encoding signal peptidase I, translating to MRTTTNVSRSGPRRNKRILLWASVLAMVWLAAASRVYVNASWSDGAWGYLVLPLPGAPQRGDAVLFDPPEAADSPIPYLKTVRGLPGDPVSVDGGRRVSVKGVVLGVAKTRARDGRALEMAAPGVIPPGHYYVHADHADSHDSRYAEIGLVPRERIRGRALALPALPWLGLDGPLAEPVEARP from the coding sequence GTGAGAACGACCACGAACGTCTCAAGAAGCGGGCCGCGACGGAACAAGAGGATACTGCTTTGGGCATCCGTGCTGGCCATGGTGTGGCTCGCCGCGGCCTCTCGCGTCTACGTCAATGCGAGTTGGTCCGACGGGGCCTGGGGCTATCTCGTGCTCCCGCTCCCGGGCGCGCCCCAACGGGGGGATGCGGTCCTGTTCGACCCGCCCGAGGCGGCGGATTCTCCGATCCCCTACTTGAAGACCGTGCGCGGGCTGCCGGGAGATCCGGTGAGCGTCGACGGCGGTCGCCGCGTTTCGGTGAAAGGCGTGGTCCTTGGCGTTGCCAAGACCCGCGCCCGCGACGGGCGCGCGCTGGAGATGGCCGCGCCCGGGGTAATCCCGCCCGGTCACTACTATGTCCACGCCGATCACGCGGACAGCCATGACAGCCGCTACGCCGAGATCGGCCTGGTGCCGCGGGAGCGCATCCGCGGCCGCGCCCTGGCGCTGCCCGCCCTTCCCTGGCTCGGGCTGGACGGACCCCTGGCGGAACCCGTGGAGGCGCGGCCGTGA
- a CDS encoding TrbI F-type domain-containing protein, giving the protein MSGVATLGSALLLAAGVAAAVAALSARMALERAPRIASVRLGELTADYMTKAAREHGDGDEAMEAARRWAARLEEALARIAARHHAVLLPARAVAAGAKDLTAEVRAAIRTGNHSGAHPEEER; this is encoded by the coding sequence GTGAGCGGGGTCGCAACCCTTGGGTCTGCGTTGCTGCTCGCGGCCGGCGTGGCCGCGGCGGTCGCGGCGCTTTCGGCGCGCATGGCCCTGGAGAGGGCGCCGCGCATCGCGAGCGTCCGGCTTGGCGAGTTGACCGCGGACTACATGACCAAGGCGGCCCGTGAGCACGGAGACGGGGACGAGGCGATGGAGGCCGCACGGCGCTGGGCGGCACGCCTTGAGGAGGCCCTTGCGCGGATCGCGGCGCGACACCACGCGGTGCTCCTCCCCGCAAGGGCGGTGGCCGCCGGCGCCAAGGATCTCACCGCCGAGGTCAGGGCGGCGATCCGGACCGGGAACCATTCTGGTGCGCATCCGGAGGAAGAGCGGTGA
- the traC gene encoding type IV secretion system protein TraC encodes MGADGAGAGTLEAPVIERLKDLLRGPDALQPWTLPVLPSPLVDLLPWRAWDEGGEFYINAGSLGFLLELPPFAGIDDGTLEALAGTLADAAPERAVVQVIHWTSPRYGAAIRSWAEPRLGTGGVQAGMAARRRALLTHAGWRPLHAGGPPFTLKDCRVFLAACLPGQPGPAAETALGSFRRALEGTLASAGAETRRVDPDTLLSLVAELAAPDPEGAHDGELDRPRRRWSPRDPIHLQCAAPGRALSVAPTGLVFHHPDGTDVAVRILSARALPEVWPGWRGNALIGDFHRDFLQPGAPVLTALTVMMGEAADGERAFLKSARATQQAGTGIARYLPGLPEKARDWRFVTERLKDGERLVKACYMVAVYAPLDGIDEAEQAVRAIYHGQGWRLGAERYAHLPGWLACLPMVPAGGLDADLAKMGRMKTLLTSSAVNLAPVHGEWRGQEAVRDAPPALLLIGRRGQPACWSPFANEAGNYNVAVTGKSGSGKSVLMQELVSGIAGAGGEAVVIDDGRSFQHTAEALGGAFIAFGKDPARLNPFAMIDAEAAARDSDYREECFAMLAAVIGRMCRRRGRIDDIEAALIDEAIAGAWEEAGNGADLGTVQSRLGEAGDRRASDMALALRPWRPGGAFGRLFEGTETPALDAALTVFELAELKGRGDVQGVVLMLVIFLATQRMYHGPRTRPKAIVIDEAWDLLSGDDSRAFLEGAARRARKYRGALVTGTQSVNDYYANPAARAAWENSDWVIFLAQKDESVELLKQEKRIHCDPGMERALKSLATVDGRHAELVLHGPDGWRVARLALDRWSTALYSSRGPAFAAVERLKDEGLTTEQAIDRIADAGLPEATADSPADGAR; translated from the coding sequence TTGGGTGCGGACGGTGCTGGAGCCGGCACGCTGGAGGCTCCGGTGATCGAGCGGCTCAAGGATCTCCTCAGGGGACCGGACGCGCTTCAGCCCTGGACGCTTCCGGTCCTTCCCTCGCCCCTCGTGGACCTCCTGCCCTGGAGGGCCTGGGACGAAGGCGGGGAGTTCTACATAAACGCCGGGAGCTTGGGCTTTCTGCTGGAGCTTCCGCCCTTCGCGGGGATCGACGACGGAACGCTGGAGGCCCTGGCGGGTACCCTGGCCGACGCCGCGCCCGAGCGTGCGGTGGTCCAGGTCATTCACTGGACGAGCCCGCGCTACGGAGCGGCGATCCGGAGCTGGGCCGAACCGCGTTTGGGCACGGGCGGAGTGCAGGCGGGAATGGCGGCGCGGCGCCGGGCGCTCCTCACCCATGCCGGCTGGCGCCCGCTCCATGCGGGCGGACCGCCGTTCACACTCAAGGACTGCCGGGTGTTCCTGGCGGCGTGTCTCCCGGGCCAGCCGGGGCCGGCGGCCGAGACGGCGCTTGGGAGTTTCCGGCGGGCTCTCGAAGGGACCCTCGCCTCGGCCGGCGCCGAGACGAGGCGGGTCGATCCGGATACGCTCCTGTCGCTCGTGGCGGAACTTGCGGCGCCCGATCCGGAGGGAGCGCATGACGGGGAGCTCGACCGGCCCCGGCGGCGCTGGTCGCCGCGGGATCCGATCCACCTGCAATGCGCCGCTCCCGGGCGCGCCCTTTCCGTCGCCCCGACGGGTCTCGTGTTCCATCATCCGGACGGGACGGACGTGGCGGTCCGCATCCTCTCGGCGCGGGCCTTGCCCGAGGTCTGGCCGGGCTGGCGCGGCAACGCTTTGATCGGCGACTTTCACCGGGATTTTCTCCAGCCTGGCGCCCCGGTCCTGACCGCGCTCACTGTGATGATGGGCGAGGCGGCAGACGGGGAGCGCGCCTTTCTGAAATCCGCACGGGCAACGCAACAGGCGGGCACCGGGATCGCGCGCTACCTGCCGGGCCTGCCGGAGAAGGCCCGGGACTGGCGCTTCGTCACCGAGCGGCTCAAGGACGGCGAGCGGCTGGTGAAGGCCTGCTACATGGTGGCGGTCTACGCGCCCCTGGACGGGATCGACGAGGCCGAGCAGGCGGTGCGGGCGATCTACCACGGCCAGGGCTGGCGCCTGGGCGCCGAGCGTTACGCCCATCTCCCGGGCTGGCTCGCCTGCCTGCCCATGGTGCCTGCGGGCGGGCTGGACGCCGACCTCGCCAAGATGGGGCGGATGAAGACGCTCCTCACCTCGTCGGCCGTGAACCTTGCGCCGGTGCACGGCGAATGGCGCGGCCAGGAGGCGGTGCGCGATGCGCCGCCAGCGCTGCTGCTCATCGGAAGGAGGGGCCAGCCCGCCTGCTGGTCCCCTTTCGCGAACGAGGCCGGGAACTACAACGTGGCGGTCACGGGCAAGTCCGGGTCCGGCAAGTCGGTGCTGATGCAGGAGCTGGTCTCGGGGATAGCGGGAGCAGGCGGCGAGGCCGTGGTGATCGACGACGGGCGTTCCTTCCAGCACACGGCCGAAGCCCTGGGCGGGGCCTTCATCGCCTTCGGCAAGGACCCGGCCAGGCTGAACCCCTTCGCCATGATCGACGCCGAAGCGGCGGCCCGGGACAGCGACTACCGGGAGGAGTGTTTTGCGATGCTGGCGGCCGTGATCGGGCGCATGTGCCGGCGCCGCGGGCGCATCGACGACATCGAGGCGGCGTTGATCGACGAGGCCATCGCGGGCGCCTGGGAGGAGGCCGGGAACGGCGCCGACCTCGGGACCGTGCAGAGCCGGCTCGGGGAGGCCGGCGACCGGCGCGCGTCGGACATGGCCCTGGCCCTGCGTCCGTGGCGGCCGGGGGGCGCCTTCGGGCGGCTCTTCGAGGGGACCGAGACTCCAGCCCTGGACGCCGCCCTCACCGTGTTCGAGCTCGCCGAGCTCAAGGGCCGGGGCGACGTGCAGGGGGTGGTGCTCATGCTGGTGATCTTCCTCGCGACACAGCGCATGTATCACGGCCCCCGCACGCGCCCCAAGGCGATCGTAATAGACGAGGCCTGGGACCTTCTTTCGGGCGACGACAGCCGGGCGTTCCTCGAAGGCGCGGCCAGGCGGGCGCGGAAGTACCGGGGCGCGCTCGTCACCGGCACCCAGAGCGTCAACGACTACTACGCCAACCCCGCGGCCCGCGCGGCCTGGGAGAACTCGGACTGGGTGATCTTCCTGGCCCAGAAGGACGAGTCCGTGGAGCTATTGAAACAGGAGAAACGCATCCACTGCGATCCGGGCATGGAGCGGGCGCTCAAGAGCCTCGCCACCGTGGACGGGCGCCACGCCGAACTGGTGCTGCACGGTCCGGACGGCTGGCGGGTGGCGCGGCTGGCGCTCGACCGCTGGTCGACGGCGCTCTACTCCTCGCGCGGACCGGCGTTCGCCGCGGTCGAGCGCCTCAAGGACGAAGGGCTCACGACCGAACAGGCCATCGACCGCATCGCCGACGCCGGCCTGCCAGAGGCCACGGCCGACAGCCCTGCGGACGGAGCGCGGTAA
- a CDS encoding TraV family lipoprotein, giving the protein MRTQRTSRPRIADYLQLIPTLLVAMLVVGGCSATHVGDAWQCPLAQGAACTSVADADPAAASSGKAQGLPTLGPLLWAKARDVGEGRTSCGEPCDPLAWLAEWLGIPEELGDGAAIGELEAAPPDEGTSDPSSDGLRTKEKIARIWIAPFVDSGGVYREAHWVRTVLEPARWRLR; this is encoded by the coding sequence ATGAGAACGCAAAGGACCAGCCGTCCACGAATCGCGGACTACCTGCAGTTGATCCCCACACTACTCGTGGCGATGCTGGTTGTCGGCGGCTGCTCGGCGACCCACGTGGGCGACGCCTGGCAATGTCCCCTTGCGCAGGGAGCCGCCTGCACGAGTGTGGCGGACGCCGATCCGGCGGCCGCCTCTTCCGGGAAGGCTCAAGGGCTTCCGACTCTCGGCCCGCTCCTCTGGGCCAAGGCTCGCGACGTGGGCGAAGGCCGCACTTCCTGCGGCGAACCCTGCGATCCCCTTGCCTGGCTTGCGGAGTGGTTAGGGATTCCGGAGGAGCTCGGCGACGGCGCCGCCATCGGGGAACTTGAAGCCGCTCCGCCGGACGAAGGAACTTCGGACCCGTCCAGTGACGGCCTTCGGACGAAGGAGAAAATCGCGCGGATCTGGATCGCCCCCTTCGTGGACTCGGGCGGGGTCTACCGGGAGGCCCATTGGGTGCGGACGGTGCTGGAGCCGGCACGCTGGAGGCTCCGGTGA
- a CDS encoding conjugal transfer protein TraB, which produces MSASEKTPMDPETRRVRQRQVLLFSGIAAAALVVFAVWISAGGGGGSPPPSGIEAELVGSETAEASWVRRSEARIGELETRLREMETRRRRSEQENADLRERLARNAEDGRVVIDQQAAAIEEMRRRLEDRPATAVPAGADGAGRGAGRPVSRGKVPGPADGAAAPMIQEFENDAAPPPGDGAAARGPRSLKLWLPAGSYADAVVLAGVDASVGVTSQGDPRPVLLRLTGPARSAAEGGEALEADVAGCTLTGAAYGDLSSEKVYVRLRTLTCAGPGRETVIETQVAGFVAGSGKVGVRGPVVSREGALVEKAFLAGLISGAGETAANALQTPAGGTGEGGGASLADLGRAGLGGGAGSAGRRVADYLIRRAEQYQPVIQLQTGTQVTVVFIEGARIDGRGEGRSGSNGRRASK; this is translated from the coding sequence ATGAGCGCTTCGGAAAAGACCCCGATGGATCCGGAGACCCGGCGCGTCCGCCAGCGCCAGGTGCTGCTCTTCTCGGGCATTGCCGCGGCGGCCCTGGTGGTGTTCGCGGTGTGGATCTCGGCGGGTGGAGGCGGCGGGTCGCCGCCCCCGAGCGGGATCGAGGCGGAGCTTGTGGGGTCGGAGACGGCGGAGGCGAGCTGGGTGCGCCGGTCCGAGGCGCGGATCGGCGAGCTGGAGACGCGGCTCCGGGAGATGGAGACGCGACGCCGCCGATCGGAGCAGGAGAACGCGGATTTACGGGAGCGTCTCGCGCGGAACGCCGAGGACGGCCGGGTGGTGATCGATCAACAGGCGGCGGCGATCGAGGAGATGCGGCGGAGGCTCGAAGACCGGCCGGCCACGGCGGTTCCGGCGGGCGCGGACGGCGCGGGCCGAGGTGCCGGCCGACCGGTCTCCCGTGGGAAGGTTCCCGGGCCAGCAGACGGCGCCGCAGCGCCGATGATCCAGGAGTTCGAAAACGATGCGGCTCCGCCGCCGGGCGACGGCGCTGCGGCCAGGGGACCCCGCTCGCTCAAGCTCTGGCTCCCGGCGGGGTCTTATGCGGACGCGGTGGTGCTGGCCGGCGTTGACGCCTCGGTGGGGGTTACGTCCCAGGGCGATCCGCGGCCGGTGCTGCTTCGGCTGACCGGCCCGGCCCGGAGCGCGGCCGAGGGCGGCGAGGCGCTCGAAGCGGACGTGGCGGGCTGCACCCTGACCGGCGCGGCCTACGGAGACCTGTCCTCGGAGAAGGTCTACGTGCGGCTTCGGACCCTGACCTGCGCGGGCCCAGGACGGGAGACCGTGATCGAGACGCAGGTTGCGGGCTTCGTGGCCGGCAGCGGCAAGGTCGGGGTGAGGGGTCCGGTGGTTAGCCGCGAGGGAGCGCTGGTGGAGAAGGCGTTCCTCGCGGGGCTCATCTCGGGCGCGGGCGAGACCGCCGCCAACGCGCTGCAAACCCCCGCCGGTGGAACCGGCGAAGGCGGGGGCGCGAGCCTGGCCGATCTCGGCCGGGCCGGTCTTGGCGGCGGCGCGGGGTCGGCTGGCCGCAGGGTCGCCGACTACCTGATCCGCCGGGCCGAGCAGTACCAGCCGGTGATCCAGTTGCAGACCGGCACGCAGGTCACGGTGGTCTTCATCGAAGGCGCCCGGATCGACGGGCGCGGGGAGGGCCGCAGCGGAAGCAACGGCCGGAGGGCAAGCAAATGA
- a CDS encoding type-F conjugative transfer system secretin TraK, producing MQIRGGGLSSRVLIPALLLAVLFVHAPAPAEGMQILDAVDHAELEAEISDRAVSRIALVGDRVARVIRGPDGFAVEHDAARGDVYLRPTDRPEVHIGGDIVREPLTLFIGTAGGFTYRLALTVAERGSAQILIRNAAAVSEPDSPKPGDPHVGVLVALIRAVARREALPGYTIETPAEEPDGDTLAIIEIWRGTRFTVRVLEAGAGPGGDAPALAGRLSPGTVAIWVAAPGSGPSGGRLAVAVDDALRVVSPGAVQ from the coding sequence GTGCAGATCCGGGGCGGGGGGCTGTCCTCCCGCGTGCTGATCCCGGCCCTGCTCTTGGCGGTCCTCTTTGTCCATGCGCCGGCGCCCGCAGAGGGCATGCAGATTCTGGACGCGGTGGACCATGCGGAGCTTGAAGCGGAGATCTCGGACCGGGCGGTGAGCCGCATCGCGCTCGTGGGCGACCGGGTCGCGCGGGTGATCCGCGGGCCGGACGGGTTCGCCGTCGAGCACGACGCCGCGCGGGGGGACGTGTACCTGCGTCCCACGGACCGCCCGGAGGTTCACATCGGCGGGGATATCGTTCGCGAGCCTTTGACGCTCTTCATCGGGACGGCCGGGGGCTTCACCTACCGGCTTGCGTTGACGGTGGCCGAGCGCGGTTCGGCTCAGATCCTGATTCGCAACGCGGCCGCGGTGTCCGAACCGGACTCGCCCAAGCCGGGCGATCCGCACGTGGGCGTGCTGGTGGCGCTTATCCGGGCGGTCGCGCGGCGCGAGGCCTTGCCGGGCTACACGATCGAGACGCCGGCCGAAGAGCCGGATGGGGACACCCTCGCCATCATCGAGATCTGGCGTGGAACCCGTTTCACCGTGCGGGTGCTGGAGGCCGGGGCTGGGCCGGGAGGCGACGCTCCGGCCCTGGCCGGCCGTCTTTCGCCGGGCACGGTGGCGATCTGGGTGGCGGCGCCGGGGAGCGGTCCTTCGGGAGGACGGCTCGCGGTGGCGGTGGATGACGCGTTGCGGGTGGTTTCACCGGGGGCAGTGCAATGA
- a CDS encoding TraE/TraK family type IV conjugative transfer system protein, with the protein MRRDLMEAERRRVRDGRAALAGLLGLSLLANLGLSIGLASVERMAVLIPAVTGPSWEVGRSRAGLRYLEDMGRTVAVTLLTLTPENAEHVREAAARLSHASARGAIGAWVAAEAGRMERRDLATAFYPERIEADAEGLTAVVAGDLATWIGREPVSRERKRYRLAFRVDGGRIGLLRFEELRDGE; encoded by the coding sequence GTGAGACGGGACCTGATGGAAGCGGAGCGGAGGCGGGTGCGCGACGGGCGCGCGGCGCTGGCCGGGCTCCTGGGCCTGTCGCTCTTGGCGAACCTGGGTCTCAGCATCGGACTGGCCTCGGTGGAGCGCATGGCGGTGCTGATCCCGGCGGTCACGGGACCTTCCTGGGAGGTGGGCCGGAGCCGGGCCGGGCTCCGCTACCTGGAGGACATGGGGCGGACGGTGGCGGTGACGCTGCTTACGCTTACTCCCGAGAACGCCGAGCACGTGCGCGAGGCGGCGGCGCGGCTGAGCCACGCCTCGGCTCGGGGCGCCATCGGCGCCTGGGTGGCGGCGGAGGCCGGCCGCATGGAGCGGCGCGACCTGGCGACCGCGTTCTATCCCGAGCGGATCGAAGCGGACGCGGAGGGGCTGACGGCCGTGGTGGCGGGGGATCTCGCGACCTGGATCGGGCGCGAGCCGGTGTCGCGCGAGCGCAAGCGCTACCGGCTGGCCTTCCGCGTGGATGGCGGCCGGATCGGCCTGCTGCGTTTCGAGGAACTGAGGGACGGAGAATGA
- the traL gene encoding type IV conjugative transfer system protein TraL, translated as MSDSVKHAIPSRLDDPERWLFWTLDEAAVLLGPAVLGLAANAFVTGLLAGLGGWALLRRAKRGGGADVAISALYWFLPDFALGFRGAPRSHLRRFIG; from the coding sequence ATGAGCGATTCTGTCAAGCACGCGATCCCCTCGCGTCTGGACGATCCGGAGCGCTGGCTCTTCTGGACGCTCGACGAGGCGGCGGTTCTTTTGGGACCGGCGGTCCTGGGGCTCGCCGCCAACGCCTTCGTGACCGGCCTCTTGGCCGGGCTCGGGGGGTGGGCGTTGCTCCGCCGGGCCAAGCGGGGCGGCGGCGCGGACGTGGCGATCTCGGCGCTCTACTGGTTCCTGCCGGACTTCGCGCTGGGATTCAGGGGGGCGCCCCGGAGCCACTTGCGGCGCTTCATCGGATGA